In the Burkholderia multivorans ATCC BAA-247 genome, CGGCGGCTGTCGACGGCACTGGAATCTGCCGGTTGAGCACATTCGGATGCGCCGCGTAGCTTGCGAACAGCAGCGGCCGCGACGGCGTCGAGCCGACGAGCACGTTGTAGCCATCGTCCGACTTCCCCAACAGATCCGAGCCGATCTCGCTCACGGCGATCATGTCGAGAAACGCGACGCGGTTGCGGCCGCCGGCAGCGGTAACGGTGATACGCGCCATCGTCACTTCTCCCCGAACAGTCGCTTCGCGTTCCGACGCAGCAGCACTTCGAGGTACTGCGATCCGATGATGCCGAGTGCGCTGCCGAGACCGAGCAGCGCGATCGGTGGCAGATCCGGGATCTGCAACAGCGCCAAGCCGGCGACCATCGACGTCGCCGAGCCCAACACCGCCCTGCCAGCAACAAGCCGGAACGTCAGCTGATCGCTGCCGACCAGCACCTTTGCGATACCAATCAGTCCGCCCATGATGATCAGCTCCAGAATGGTTTTCTCGTGGTCCTGCATTCCACCCCCGCAATAAAAGAAAAAGCCGCCCGAGTTGCCTCGAGGCGGCTGCCAGAAATCGACGCACGCGTGTTACTTCGGCGGCGACGGTACAACCAGATCGATCTTCTTCGTCGGCTTCTTGCGATGGCCGACCTTCGCCTTGCCCTTGTTGCCGGCGTTCAGCTCCACCGACGTCTCCCAACCATTGCCGGCATACCGGTGTCGTACGGAATCGACCAGAAAGTCGCCGTCCGCCTCCTGTTTGAAACCCGACAGCTTCACGGTCTTCTCGGCCGATATGTCCGTACGCCCCTTCATTCGCAGCACGCTGCGCGCGGTGTGCCGGTTCAGCTTCTCAAGGCGCGACTTCGCGGCGCTCTTCGCGGCCTCGGGACTGGCGAACGCATGGCGCTCGGTGTGCACGGCGGCGGCGCCGGGCGAAGCGTCGGGATTCGGGATCGTCAGGTCAATCTTCTTCCCCGTTTTCTTGTCGTGCACCTTCGTCCGTACAGCAACGAAGCTCGCACGATCCGGGAACGAGATCTCGTAGTCCGTTAGATCGTCCGGTGTCAGGGTGATAGACGGCAACGGCTTGCCGCTGGCGCTCTTGCCGCCGCCGATCGGCGCGACGATCAGCTTGCCCGCCTTCACCGTCGCCGTCGCGCCGTACTGCCGCGCGATACGCGTAATGAAATGCAGGTCGCTCTCTCCGAACTGATCTGCACGCGGCACGGCCGCGTCGACCGAACATGCGGCGGCCCATTTGTTGCGCCGCGCGACGTCGCCGACGATGTCGGCGAGCTTCACGTTCGTCCAGCTGCCGTTGCGCTGCGTCTTCGACGTCGCGCGCAGGTTGGCCGGCCGACCGCGAATGATGAGCGTCGCCGGCGGCCCACGCAACACGATCTCGTCCACCGCATACTCGCCGAGCATCGTCAGCCCTTGCCCTTCCCATCCGAGCGAGATCTTCAACGTCGCGCCCTTCGGCGGAAACCGCACCTTGCCGTCACGGTCGTCCAGCTCGATCTCGCACTCGTCCGCCTCAAGGCCCGGCTTGTCGGTCGTCTGAATCTGCAGTATGCGGTCCTGAATCACGCGCGTGATGTCATCGCCGTTCGCGACGATCTGAAAAATTGCCCGCATCGCCCCTCCGTCACGACCAGAGCTGGATCGGTTCGTCGCGCGGCGTGTCGAGATCCGGCATCGTGATCAACACGCCGGACCGAAACGGCTGTGGCTCGCGCGCGAGACCGGGATTGGCTTCGTACACGGCCTCGACGGTGCCCTTCAACGTCCCGTAGTGGGCGTAGCAGAGCGTGTCGAGGATGTCCCCGTCAGAGGTTCGCAAAATCTTCGCCATAGCGGCCGAACTCCAGACTGTAGGTTTGCTTGCGCGGCGCACCGTCGGACATCAGCGCCTCCTGCTCTTCATCGACGCTGTGCAGATACCAGCGCCCGAGCACGTCGCCCGTGCCGGCCGTGAGCTGCACCGGCTTCAACTTCGCGCCGATCGCGCGCAGCGCCTCCAGCTGGCGGAAGCCGGCACCGAGCGACGGGAACACGACGCCCGACAGCGTGATCGTGTCGCCGCCCTGACTCACCGGCTGCTGCGCTTCCTCGCGATTCAAGCGCTCCTGCGACGCAATCTTGAAGCGCGTCGAGCGCCGCAGCTTGTCGTACGCCGCCGTCGACAATCCAAAGTGAAACGCGTCCCCGTCATCGGTCGACAGCGTCAGCAGATGAGGGGTAGACGACGTCGCGCTGTCGAACAGGCCGGAGAAGATGGAGCTCAGCCCCGTCGTCTGTGCGAACGACTGCAATGCGCCCATCGTCTGCTCGCCGACCAGCGCGGTGAACTGCGTTTTCGCGTCACCCAACGCGCCCATGACGGACTGCGCAGCCGACTGGATCAACGGATGATTGACACCGCCGACCATCTTCAGCACGCCGCTGACGGCCGCACCGGTTGCCGAGAAACTGCGCATCACCGTACCGATCTGCGGACTGAGGTCGCCGGCCACCGACAGCAGACTCGTCGCACCGCGCAGCAGGTCCGCGGCCGACGTGAGGTTGCCCGTCGCGAGCTTCGTCAACGTGTCGACGGTGTTCTGGCTCGCACTGCGATTCCGATCGAACACGCGCACCACGTGCCGAACCCGTTCCGACGCAATGCTGGCCTGCGTCGCGGCCTGCGTCACACTGGAAATGAAGTCCATCTACCACCCCCTTACAGATGCGGTGCATCGAACATCGCCGACCGGTTGCTCTTGTCGAGCGTCTCGGTCATCGTCCGCTGAATCAGCGGGTTGATGCGGGCCAGCAGCTTGTCCGCGATCTCGGCGTCCGAACTGCCCTCGACCTTGATGTGGAACACCGGAGCGAACGAGTTTTGTTGCTCGACCTTGAAGGGACGCGACTGCGGCGAATCCGCGCCCGCGGCGGCCTTCGCAGCGGCCTTCGCTGCGTCACTGTCGTCCGCCTTCGGGCCGGTCGCCCATCGCGCGATCGCGCCAAGTAACTTCCCGCCGGCGAACGTACCGACTGCACCGCCAAGCACACCGCCGATCGCAACGCCGATCGGGCCGCCGAGCATGCCGATACCCGCACCGAGCTTCGCTCCAACGACGCCACCGGCGAGCGAGCCGCCGATGCTGGCGTACCCTTCCGCCTTCCTCGCGATCGGCTGGTCGCTGCGTGCGACCGCGTATGCGTCCTTCGCCGCGAACGCGATCTTCAGGACGCTGCCGGCGATCGCGAGCTTCCCCGCGTACGGCGCAATGCGGCCGGCGACCGTACGAAACGCGCCGATGACGCGCCCGAGTCGACCGCTCGACGCGCGACCAGCTGTCGAGCCGCCGCCGGCAAGGTCGCCGAGCAGATCGCCCGCTGCGCCGGCGATGCCGCCACCGAGACCGCCGCCCGGCAGGTTCACGACGAATACGCGTTGCACGCCCCCGGCCGCACCGCTCAACGCGTCGAGCGCCTTGCCAAGCCGTCCGCCGGCAGTGCCGCCACCAGGTGCCCCACCACCGCCACGTCGAGCCATCCACCCGCCGCGCAGAATGTCGAACACGCCGCGCCCCATGTTCCACGCAGCACGTGCGCCACGAACGGCAATCGCCGTGCCGATGACGCCGACGACCGCTGCGGTCGCTCCGGGGGCCGCATCGGACGCGTGCTGCACCGTTTCGCCCGCACGCTTCGCGACCTTGCCGGCGAGATCCGTCACCGGCCGCAGCGCATCGCCGATACTGCGCATCGCGTCGTCCCACTGCTGGACGACCTCGCTCCAGATCTGCTTCGACGTTGCCCGCCGATCGGCCAGATCCTTGTCGATCTCACCGCTCGCATCTGCCGCGTTGCGCTTGAGCTTCTGATACAGATCGGCGTTCTGCATGTAGGCGGTGAGCGCTACCTTGACCTGCATGTCGTTGAACAGGTCGCCGGTCTTCATCGTGTCCTCGAAGGCCCGCATCTGCGCCTGACGCTTCGCGGGATCCAGCTCGCTGTTGAGCTGCTTCGCCACCGCTGCCAGCTGCGCCGCCTTCTTCGGATCGACACGCTCGATGTAGGCCCGCGCGAGAACAAACGACGCCTCCAGCGGCGACCATCCCTTGTTGATCGCCTCCTTCATCTTCGCTTCGTAGTCGACGCCGGCCTTTTTGTAGTTGCGCTCGGTCTCCCCTGAACCGATCTTCGAAAACCAGTTCTTCAGGTTGTTCGCTGCCTCGTCTGCGTTGCCGGC is a window encoding:
- a CDS encoding holin — translated: MQDHEKTILELIIMGGLIGIAKVLVGSDQLTFRLVAGRAVLGSATSMVAGLALLQIPDLPPIALLGLGSALGIIGSQYLEVLLRRNAKRLFGEK
- a CDS encoding phage late control D family protein, translating into MRAIFQIVANGDDITRVIQDRILQIQTTDKPGLEADECEIELDDRDGKVRFPPKGATLKISLGWEGQGLTMLGEYAVDEIVLRGPPATLIIRGRPANLRATSKTQRNGSWTNVKLADIVGDVARRNKWAAACSVDAAVPRADQFGESDLHFITRIARQYGATATVKAGKLIVAPIGGGKSASGKPLPSITLTPDDLTDYEISFPDRASFVAVRTKVHDKKTGKKIDLTIPNPDASPGAAAVHTERHAFASPEAAKSAAKSRLEKLNRHTARSVLRMKGRTDISAEKTVKLSGFKQEADGDFLVDSVRHRYAGNGWETSVELNAGNKGKAKVGHRKKPTKKIDLVVPSPPK
- a CDS encoding tail protein X produces the protein MAKILRTSDGDILDTLCYAHYGTLKGTVEAVYEANPGLAREPQPFRSGVLITMPDLDTPRDEPIQLWS
- a CDS encoding phage tail protein, coding for MDFISSVTQAATQASIASERVRHVVRVFDRNRSASQNTVDTLTKLATGNLTSAADLLRGATSLLSVAGDLSPQIGTVMRSFSATGAAVSGVLKMVGGVNHPLIQSAAQSVMGALGDAKTQFTALVGEQTMGALQSFAQTTGLSSIFSGLFDSATSSTPHLLTLSTDDGDAFHFGLSTAAYDKLRRSTRFKIASQERLNREEAQQPVSQGGDTITLSGVVFPSLGAGFRQLEALRAIGAKLKPVQLTAGTGDVLGRWYLHSVDEEQEALMSDGAPRKQTYSLEFGRYGEDFANL
- a CDS encoding phage tail tape measure protein, with protein sequence MARDIALGIVIGGAVSATLGKAFADTNSKIVGLRKAASERGMWQRQIGETIKLQEEFRRLHLAGDSAADGIRRKLDSNVRALRDAGFEVDRLDRAYARLGRTVRGLELKAAGHERLAVGRDGMRDAARDTMKLGAAVAVPTTVSAQYQAIIRDIAIKAGIARTEQERAMSERIRRDALSNGMGRNELADAVNQMVAAGMDVDRALNFGPAVAKFSVGQGASSVETAQMIQALQQNADIKDPKAMMKALEAIAYLGKEGSFESVDMARWFPVLLAEMKKLGITGKDSVTQLGAMLQVQMKTAGNADEAANNLKNWFSKIGSGETERNYKKAGVDYEAKMKEAINKGWSPLEASFVLARAYIERVDPKKAAQLAAVAKQLNSELDPAKRQAQMRAFEDTMKTGDLFNDMQVKVALTAYMQNADLYQKLKRNAADASGEIDKDLADRRATSKQIWSEVVQQWDDAMRSIGDALRPVTDLAGKVAKRAGETVQHASDAAPGATAAVVGVIGTAIAVRGARAAWNMGRGVFDILRGGWMARRGGGGAPGGGTAGGRLGKALDALSGAAGGVQRVFVVNLPGGGLGGGIAGAAGDLLGDLAGGGSTAGRASSGRLGRVIGAFRTVAGRIAPYAGKLAIAGSVLKIAFAAKDAYAVARSDQPIARKAEGYASIGGSLAGGVVGAKLGAGIGMLGGPIGVAIGGVLGGAVGTFAGGKLLGAIARWATGPKADDSDAAKAAAKAAAGADSPQSRPFKVEQQNSFAPVFHIKVEGSSDAEIADKLLARINPLIQRTMTETLDKSNRSAMFDAPHL